A region from the Mucilaginibacter sp. CSA2-8R genome encodes:
- a CDS encoding beta family protein, whose product MKQNLLKKEFENVLVDHVQATSHYYPILKAKRGELKALKELTDETKSSTTPILELLTDSSENIKRYLSSYWCFKNNKVFLDPYIAFSEGNSFFDFKNIYDFLTSNGVNVIPVLRLDYPEERLKSIKRLIGRKREIAVRVTKNQIKPRIFDSTIERLTSILKCDLSDISLIIDFSFIDRSSVDTAIVSAETLLQYIDSANFLNVIIAAGSFVKDLSDISPDTVVVHNRHEWDMWHELINGSEHSTILSYADYATRHPIYDSSPQGFSGSSSIRYTGEKGFVILRGHKPGNHPDGMGQYHKKCNLLLSNAHYDGHNFSWADAEIYDCASRDERSGNPETWVTISTARHIEKLVNLLA is encoded by the coding sequence ATGAAACAAAATTTACTAAAAAAAGAATTTGAAAATGTGCTAGTGGACCATGTTCAGGCAACAAGCCATTATTATCCAATACTTAAAGCTAAGAGAGGCGAACTTAAAGCATTGAAAGAGTTAACTGATGAAACTAAAAGTTCGACAACTCCGATTTTAGAGTTATTGACAGATAGTTCGGAAAATATAAAACGATACTTGAGTAGCTACTGGTGCTTTAAAAACAATAAAGTATTTCTCGATCCCTACATTGCATTCAGCGAAGGTAATAGCTTTTTCGATTTTAAAAACATCTACGATTTCTTGACATCAAATGGCGTTAATGTTATACCGGTCTTACGACTTGATTATCCAGAGGAAAGGTTAAAATCGATTAAAAGGCTTATCGGACGTAAACGAGAAATCGCCGTGAGAGTTACTAAAAATCAAATTAAGCCACGCATTTTTGATTCAACTATTGAGCGACTTACCTCAATATTAAAGTGTGATTTGAGTGATATTAGTTTAATAATAGATTTTAGCTTTATAGATAGGAGTAGTGTTGATACGGCAATAGTATCTGCAGAAACCTTACTTCAATATATTGATTCTGCTAACTTTTTAAACGTAATAATTGCAGCTGGGTCATTTGTCAAAGATTTAAGTGATATTTCACCAGATACTGTTGTAGTTCATAATAGGCACGAATGGGATATGTGGCATGAGTTGATAAATGGCAGTGAACATTCAACGATATTAAGTTACGCGGATTATGCAACACGCCATCCTATTTACGATAGCAGTCCTCAAGGTTTCTCTGGGTCGTCAAGTATAAGGTACACTGGAGAAAAAGGCTTCGTGATACTGCGTGGTCATAAGCCAGGCAACCATCCTGACGGTATGGGGCAGTATCATAAGAAGTGTAATCTGCTTCTAAGTAATGCACATTACGACGGACATAACTTTAGTTGGGCAGATGCTGAAATTTATGATTGTGCGAGCAGAGATGAACGTTCAGGAAATCCAGAAACTTGGGTTACTATAAGTACTGCACGTCATATTGAAAAATTAGTAAACTTGCTTGCCTAA